From Candidatus Zixiibacteriota bacterium, the proteins below share one genomic window:
- a CDS encoding ATPase domain-containing protein — protein MGNERKFISAFICTRCGAVHNKWQGQCKECGEWNSLTEEKIIKSSGKRARASSDKPASLDEIKVDFAGGYKTGLAEFDRVLGGGLLPGSAVLLAGEPGIGKSTLILQAAEAYSENECNILY, from the coding sequence GCGGAAATTCATAAGCGCCTTTATCTGCACCCGCTGCGGCGCTGTCCATAACAAGTGGCAGGGGCAGTGCAAAGAGTGCGGCGAATGGAACAGCCTGACCGAAGAAAAAATCATTAAGTCCTCAGGCAAAAGGGCGCGCGCCTCTTCCGACAAGCCGGCCTCTCTCGATGAAATCAAAGTTGACTTTGCCGGAGGGTACAAAACCGGGCTGGCCGAGTTCGACCGGGTGCTGGGGGGAGGATTGCTTCCGGGAAGCGCCGTCCTTCTTGCCGGTGAACCGGGAATCGGCAAATCGACTTTAATTCTTCAGGCGGCAGAAGCCTATTCCGAGAACGAATGCAATATTTTATATAT